A region of Pseudomonas sp. Marseille-Q3773 DNA encodes the following proteins:
- a CDS encoding precorrin-2 C(20)-methyltransferase translates to MMAPRGRLLGLGVGPGDPELITLKALRLLREAPVVGYFVAKGKRGNAFGIIEAHLQPEQTLMPLVYPVTTEALPAPLSYEQVISDFYDEASVQVAEHLDAGRDVAVICEGDPFFYGSYMYLHDRLAQRYEAEVIPGVCSMLGGASVLGAPLVYRNQSLSVLSGVLPAEELRRRLADADAAVIMKLGRNFPKVREVLAELGLDGRALYVERATMANQKIVPLDQVDPQSSPYFSLIIVPGEKWQG, encoded by the coding sequence ATGATGGCGCCACGTGGACGTCTGCTCGGCCTGGGCGTTGGCCCTGGCGACCCCGAACTGATTACCCTGAAAGCCCTGCGCCTGCTGCGTGAAGCGCCGGTGGTCGGCTATTTCGTGGCCAAGGGCAAGCGCGGCAATGCCTTCGGCATCATCGAGGCGCACCTGCAGCCCGAGCAGACCTTGATGCCGCTGGTGTACCCGGTCACTACCGAAGCCCTGCCGGCGCCGCTGTCCTATGAACAGGTGATCAGCGACTTCTATGACGAGGCCAGCGTACAGGTGGCCGAGCATCTGGATGCCGGCCGCGACGTGGCGGTGATCTGCGAAGGTGACCCGTTCTTCTACGGTTCTTACATGTACCTGCACGACCGCCTGGCGCAGCGTTACGAGGCCGAAGTGATTCCCGGCGTCTGTTCGATGCTCGGCGGCGCCTCGGTACTGGGCGCGCCGCTGGTGTATCGCAACCAGAGCCTGTCGGTGCTGTCTGGCGTGTTGCCCGCCGAAGAGCTTCGGCGCCGCCTGGCCGACGCCGATGCGGCGGTGATCATGAAGCTTGGCCGTAACTTCCCCAAGGTGCGCGAGGTGCTGGCTGAACTGGGCCTGGACGGCCGCGCGCTGTATGTCGAGCGGGCGACCATGGCCAACCAGAAGATCGTGCCGCTGGACCAGGTCGACCCGCAGTCGTCGCCATACTTCTCGCTGATCATCGTTCCGGGTGAAAAATGGCAGGGCTGA
- the cobJ gene encoding precorrin-3B C(17)-methyltransferase has translation MAGLNTHKVPAIVILGQGSLATAQRIRQCYPQASIHGLQGRVEGADLSYSAFGDTLRALYLQDTPIIALCAAGIVIRSLASLLSEKGVEPPVLAVAEDGSAVVPLLGGLAGVNLMAREIGEALGVAAAITTSGELRFGTCLLSPPQGYALADIEQGKRFVSDLLAGETVRIEGDAPWLQQAQLPASDEARRTIHVGHQARPADRNELLIHPRSVVVGVAGGDLHSIRAALQQAGIAEPSLACVLADEQAMADSALHEAAQALGVALRFAAKPQDVAGMVADALPDAQLIEVADMVIAVAPAPVEVARVGRRRGRLAVIGLGPGAAELMVPAVKAELARAEDVLGYETYVRMAGPFRDDQVLHCTDNREEMQRARHAFELAAQGRSVVVVSSGDPGVFAMAAAVLEALHESSDPAWHRVDLEILPGVSASLATAAQAGAPLGHDFCVMSLSDNLKPWSIIEKRLDLAAQADLVLAFYNPISKARPHQLGVALGVVRRHRDGNTPVVLGRDIGRPGQTLKVVTLAELTPEMVDMRTMVLVGSSTTCRFQWIEGKEWVYTPRWYPSAN, from the coding sequence ATGGCAGGGCTGAACACGCACAAGGTTCCGGCGATCGTCATTCTGGGCCAGGGCAGCCTGGCCACGGCGCAGCGTATCCGGCAATGTTATCCACAGGCGTCGATCCACGGCCTCCAGGGCCGGGTCGAAGGCGCCGACCTTTCCTACAGTGCGTTCGGCGATACCCTGCGTGCGCTGTACCTGCAAGACACGCCGATCATTGCCCTGTGCGCCGCAGGGATCGTGATTCGCAGCCTGGCCAGCCTGCTCAGCGAGAAGGGCGTGGAACCACCGGTCCTGGCGGTGGCTGAGGACGGCAGCGCCGTGGTACCGCTGCTCGGCGGCCTGGCTGGCGTGAACCTGATGGCGCGCGAAATCGGCGAAGCGTTGGGCGTTGCTGCGGCGATTACAACCAGTGGCGAGTTGCGTTTCGGCACCTGCCTATTGAGCCCGCCGCAGGGCTACGCGCTGGCGGATATCGAGCAAGGCAAGCGCTTTGTTTCCGACCTGCTGGCTGGCGAAACGGTGCGCATCGAAGGGGATGCGCCGTGGTTGCAGCAGGCACAGCTGCCTGCCAGTGACGAAGCCCGGCGCACCATCCATGTGGGGCATCAGGCGCGTCCAGCCGACCGCAACGAATTGCTGATTCACCCGCGTTCGGTGGTAGTCGGTGTCGCAGGCGGCGATCTGCACAGCATTCGCGCCGCCTTGCAGCAGGCCGGTATCGCGGAGCCTTCGCTGGCCTGTGTTCTGGCAGATGAGCAAGCCATGGCCGATAGCGCACTGCACGAGGCCGCGCAGGCGCTGGGTGTTGCGTTGCGTTTTGCCGCCAAACCGCAGGATGTGGCCGGTATGGTGGCCGATGCATTGCCAGATGCACAATTGATCGAGGTGGCCGACATGGTCATCGCGGTGGCACCTGCTCCGGTTGAGGTGGCGCGGGTTGGCCGCCGTCGTGGCCGCCTGGCGGTGATCGGCCTGGGTCCGGGCGCTGCCGAGCTGATGGTCCCGGCGGTCAAGGCCGAGCTGGCGCGTGCCGAAGATGTGCTGGGTTACGAGACCTACGTGCGCATGGCCGGCCCGTTCCGTGACGATCAGGTGCTGCACTGCACCGACAACCGCGAAGAGATGCAGCGCGCCCGGCATGCCTTCGAACTGGCCGCCCAAGGCCGTTCGGTGGTGGTGGTGTCATCGGGCGACCCGGGCGTGTTCGCCATGGCGGCTGCGGTGCTTGAAGCGCTGCATGAATCCAGCGACCCTGCCTGGCATCGCGTTGACCTGGAGATCCTGCCGGGGGTTTCGGCCTCGCTGGCGACGGCCGCGCAGGCTGGGGCGCCGCTGGGGCATGACTTCTGCGTGATGTCGCTGTCGGACAACCTCAAGCCCTGGTCGATCATTGAAAAGCGCTTGGACCTGGCGGCGCAGGCCGACCTGGTGCTGGCGTTCTACAACCCGATCTCCAAGGCTCGACCGCATCAGCTCGGTGTGGCACTGGGCGTTGTGCGCCGACATCGCGATGGGAACACTCCTGTAGTCCTTGGCCGTGATATCGGTAGGCCGGGGCAGACGCTCAAGGTAGTTACCTTGGCCGAACTGACTCCAGAAATGGTCGACATGCGCACAATGGTGCTGGTGGGGTCCTCCACAACCTGCCGGTTCCAGTGGATTGAGGGCAAGGAGTGGGTGTACACCCCGCGCTGGTACCCGTCAGCCAACTGA
- the cobG gene encoding precorrin-3B synthase: MPDAPLTQPHTPHVAPRPSACPGLWRIVSARDGGICRIKLAGGLLLADQADAVAMAAERFAGGVIEATNRGNLQIRGIGSDHHGLVKTLLAAGLGPREAAGDDVRNLMLSPLAGHDPAMLLDARPLAGQILGLLEGTPRFHQLSAKFAVQLDAGERLAMLEHPHDLWLSALHLEQQAWLAFGLAGCPADGQVLGAVPLEQGLMLVRAVLERFLDLATPAQSRMRQLLEGYTPGDFIDGLGLAIRCDAAVLGWRREAYNASWLGVLPQAQGLALGVAPPQGRLTPAMLRGAARVARELGDGSLRLSPWQSLVLTNVQAHAVSQAQAALSALGLLCHDQEPLARICACTGSSGCAKALGETKADAVTLAALLGPGAPGSVHLSGCPRSCAVAHVAPATLLARSPGRYDLYLRDASQPGFGALRATDLTLNEAGAMLDLPTEHLDD, from the coding sequence CTGCCGGATGCCCCATTGACGCAGCCCCATACCCCCCATGTAGCGCCCCGCCCCTCGGCTTGTCCGGGGTTGTGGCGTATCGTCAGTGCCCGGGATGGCGGTATTTGCCGCATCAAACTGGCGGGCGGCCTGTTATTGGCCGACCAGGCCGACGCGGTGGCGATGGCAGCCGAGCGTTTCGCCGGCGGTGTGATCGAGGCCACCAACCGCGGCAACCTGCAGATCCGCGGCATCGGCAGCGACCACCACGGCCTGGTCAAGACTTTGCTCGCAGCCGGCCTGGGCCCGCGTGAGGCCGCCGGCGACGATGTGCGTAACCTGATGCTCAGCCCGCTGGCTGGCCACGATCCGGCCATGCTGCTGGACGCTCGGCCGCTGGCCGGGCAGATCCTCGGCCTGCTGGAAGGTACCCCGCGCTTTCATCAGCTGTCGGCCAAGTTCGCCGTGCAGCTGGATGCCGGCGAGCGCCTGGCCATGCTCGAACATCCTCATGACCTGTGGCTGTCGGCCCTGCACCTGGAGCAGCAGGCCTGGCTGGCGTTCGGCCTGGCGGGCTGCCCGGCTGACGGCCAGGTGCTCGGCGCGGTGCCACTGGAGCAGGGCCTGATGCTGGTGCGTGCCGTGCTGGAGCGCTTCCTCGACCTGGCCACCCCGGCCCAATCGCGCATGCGCCAGTTGCTCGAAGGGTATACGCCAGGCGACTTCATCGACGGCCTTGGCCTGGCCATCCGCTGCGATGCCGCCGTGCTCGGCTGGCGACGTGAAGCGTACAACGCCTCGTGGCTGGGTGTGCTGCCCCAGGCGCAGGGGCTGGCCTTGGGCGTTGCCCCGCCGCAGGGCCGCCTGACCCCGGCCATGCTGCGCGGGGCGGCCCGTGTCGCCCGTGAACTGGGCGATGGCAGCCTGCGCTTGAGCCCTTGGCAGAGCCTGGTGCTGACCAATGTCCAGGCGCATGCCGTCAGCCAGGCCCAGGCCGCCCTGTCCGCCCTGGGTCTGCTGTGCCACGACCAGGAGCCGCTTGCGCGTATCTGCGCCTGCACCGGCAGCAGTGGCTGCGCCAAGGCGCTTGGCGAAACAAAGGCCGACGCCGTGACCCTGGCCGCGCTGCTCGGCCCGGGCGCGCCCGGCAGCGTGCATTTGTCCGGTTGCCCCCGATCCTGCGCCGTGGCCCATGTTGCCCCGGCCACCCTGCTGGCCCGCTCGCCGGGCCGTTATGACCTGTACCTGCGTGACGCAAGCCAGCCGGGCTTCGGCGCATTGCGCGCCACCGACCTTACCTTGAATGAAGCAGGCGCCATGCTCGACCTGCCGACGGAGCACCTTGATGATTGA
- a CDS encoding hybrid sensor histidine kinase/response regulator, which produces MRRLRIASALIVSLLTLLCMFPAAAEHDGGWTVLLDEQANLQLSDVRSERYRNQFSPLALTDLDAAPAEQALWLHYRLDPAEQEQLLRVFAPDLSGLDLYALESDQLLRQLHHGRQAGNASPTLRGSDHVLPLPNSKQPLDIYLRLVSEHQLRPAISLEPAAVAASDQRQPLLFGMLFGGLVMLILHNLIRFFYSRSSTALILALYHGLMLLSGLILLNLSGPWWHLWHSAQTPAAYLTLVLAGLAGLYFTQHFFSPCNSPRLNRLLQGDMLVVGVSGLVLLFVDTLPLNLMTYALMALGSISMLLVSSYHWYKGYAPARVFCLAMVVFNLGGLVLLPALLGLTRTPTPWLLCILLGLTVVSGLLLNLAVSERLRRISEERFSASRALAASDAEINAKAEFLAKISHEIRTPMNGVLGMTELLLGTPLSVKQRDYVQTIHSAGNELLTLINEILDISKLESRQIELDDVQFDLNALVEDCLNIFRAKAEQQNIELISFTQPQVPRVISGDPTRLRQALSSLLENALKNTDQGEILLVVALDQRGEVPRLRIAVQDSGEPMPAADREALLQAELHSHHFLSSNKLGGHLGLVIAKQLIGLMQGEFGIKSSSGMGNTLWLALPLDPSRLEQPPADLDGPLRDARVLVVDDNDTCRKVLVQQCSAWGMNVSAVPSGKEALALLRTKAHLRDYFDAVLLDQNMPGMTGMQLAAKIKEDPSLNHDILVVMLTGISNAPSKVIARNAGVKRILAKPVAGYTLKTTLAEELAQRGREPAVPAGLPGAAQTLDLPGDFRVLVAEDNSISTKVIRGMLGKLNLEPDTASNGEEALQAMKAQRYDLVLMDCEMPILDGFSATQQLRAWEAANQRQRTPVVALTAHILAEHKERARLAGMDGHMAKPVELSQLRELIQYWASHRETSVDPAHTP; this is translated from the coding sequence GTGCGTCGGCTTCGGATTGCCTCAGCTCTGATCGTCAGCTTGCTGACCCTGCTCTGCATGTTCCCGGCTGCAGCCGAACATGATGGAGGCTGGACTGTGCTGCTCGACGAACAGGCCAACCTGCAACTGAGCGACGTGCGCTCCGAGCGTTACCGCAACCAGTTCAGCCCGCTGGCCCTCACCGACCTGGATGCTGCGCCTGCGGAACAAGCCCTGTGGCTGCACTACCGCCTGGATCCCGCTGAACAGGAACAACTGCTGCGGGTTTTCGCCCCGGACCTGTCTGGCCTGGACCTGTACGCCCTCGAAAGCGACCAGCTTCTGCGTCAGCTGCACCATGGCCGCCAGGCTGGCAATGCCAGTCCGACCCTGCGTGGCAGCGACCATGTACTGCCCCTGCCCAACAGCAAGCAACCCCTGGACATTTACCTGCGCCTGGTCTCCGAGCATCAGCTGCGCCCGGCCATCAGCCTGGAGCCTGCAGCCGTGGCCGCTTCCGACCAACGCCAGCCCCTGCTGTTCGGCATGTTGTTTGGCGGCCTGGTGATGCTGATCCTGCACAACTTGATCCGCTTCTTTTACAGCCGCTCCAGCACCGCCCTGATTCTGGCGCTCTACCATGGCCTGATGCTGCTCAGCGGCCTGATCCTGCTGAACCTGAGCGGCCCCTGGTGGCACCTCTGGCACAGTGCACAGACCCCTGCCGCCTATCTGACGCTGGTCCTGGCCGGTCTGGCCGGGCTGTATTTCACCCAGCATTTCTTCTCACCGTGCAACTCGCCGCGGCTGAATCGCCTGCTACAGGGTGACATGCTGGTGGTTGGTGTCAGCGGGTTGGTACTGCTGTTCGTCGACACCCTGCCGCTGAACCTGATGACCTACGCCCTGATGGCCTTGGGCAGCATCAGCATGCTGCTGGTCAGCAGCTACCACTGGTACAAGGGGTATGCGCCCGCGCGGGTGTTCTGCCTGGCCATGGTGGTGTTCAACCTCGGAGGCCTGGTGCTGCTGCCAGCGCTGCTTGGCCTGACCCGCACCCCGACGCCCTGGCTGCTGTGCATCCTGCTGGGCTTGACCGTGGTCAGCGGCCTGCTGCTCAACCTGGCAGTCAGCGAACGCTTGCGGCGCATCAGCGAAGAGCGCTTCAGTGCCAGCCGCGCACTGGCTGCCAGCGATGCCGAGATCAACGCCAAGGCCGAATTCCTGGCCAAGATCAGCCACGAAATCCGCACCCCCATGAACGGGGTGCTGGGCATGACCGAGCTGCTGCTGGGCACACCGCTGTCAGTCAAGCAGCGCGACTATGTGCAGACCATTCACAGCGCCGGCAACGAGCTGCTCACGCTGATAAACGAGATCCTCGACATCTCCAAGCTGGAGTCCCGGCAGATCGAGCTGGATGACGTGCAGTTCGACCTCAACGCGCTGGTCGAGGACTGCCTGAACATCTTCCGCGCCAAGGCCGAGCAGCAGAACATCGAGCTGATCAGCTTCACCCAGCCACAAGTGCCAAGGGTGATCAGCGGCGACCCGACACGCCTGCGTCAGGCCTTGTCCAGCCTGCTGGAAAACGCCTTGAAGAACACCGACCAGGGCGAAATCCTCCTGGTGGTGGCACTGGACCAGCGGGGCGAGGTACCGCGCCTGCGCATTGCCGTGCAGGACAGCGGCGAGCCGATGCCCGCTGCCGACCGCGAAGCCTTGCTGCAAGCCGAACTGCACAGCCACCACTTCCTGTCCAGCAACAAGCTGGGCGGCCACCTCGGGCTGGTCATTGCCAAGCAGTTGATCGGCCTGATGCAAGGCGAGTTCGGCATCAAGAGCAGCAGCGGCATGGGCAATACCTTGTGGCTGGCGCTACCACTCGACCCTTCGCGCCTGGAGCAGCCACCCGCCGATCTCGACGGCCCGTTGCGTGACGCCCGCGTGCTGGTGGTGGACGACAACGATACCTGCCGCAAGGTGCTGGTACAGCAGTGCAGCGCCTGGGGCATGAACGTCAGTGCGGTGCCATCGGGCAAGGAAGCCCTGGCCCTGCTGCGCACCAAGGCCCACCTGCGCGACTACTTCGATGCCGTGCTGCTCGACCAGAACATGCCAGGCATGACCGGCATGCAGCTGGCTGCGAAGATCAAGGAAGACCCGAGCCTGAACCACGACATCCTGGTCGTGATGCTCACCGGTATCAGCAACGCACCGAGCAAGGTCATTGCACGCAACGCCGGGGTCAAGCGGATCCTCGCCAAGCCGGTAGCAGGCTACACGCTGAAGACCACCCTCGCCGAGGAACTGGCCCAGCGCGGTCGCGAGCCTGCGGTGCCTGCCGGCCTGCCCGGAGCGGCGCAGACGCTGGACCTGCCGGGCGACTTCCGTGTGCTGGTCGCCGAGGACAACAGCATTTCCACCAAGGTAATCCGTGGCATGCTGGGCAAGCTCAACCTCGAGCCCGATACCGCCAGCAATGGTGAAGAAGCCTTGCAGGCAATGAAGGCGCAGCGTTATGACCTGGTGCTGATGGATTGCGAAATGCCGATACTCGACGGCTTCTCCGCCACCCAGCAGTTACGCGCCTGGGAAGCTGCCAACCAGCGCCAGCGTACCCCGGTGGTGGCACTGACCGCGCACATTCTTGCCGAACACAAGGAACGTGCACGCCTGGCGGGAATGGACGGGCACATGGCCAAGCCGGTGGAGTTGTCGCAACTGCGCGAGTTGATCCAGTACTGGGCCAGTCATAGGGAAACCAGTGTGGACCCGGCCCATACGCCCTAG
- a CDS encoding cobalt-precorrin-5B (C(1))-methyltransferase, producing MREETREQPAPLRSGLTTGSCATATSLAAARLLLSGTSSDAVSITLPKGKVVQMRLEFCRLNGDSAEAGTLKDAGDDPDVTHGALLYSQVRLLDEAGIRFVAGIGVGTVTRPGLVLAVGEPAINPVPRRMISEHLQSLADECGYAGGFEVTVNVQGGEQLALKTMNPRLGILGGLSILGTSGIVRPFSCAAYIASIHQGIDVAYTNGYTHIAACTGNASEDTMRRVYGLPEIALIEMGDFVGAVLKHLRKVPVARLSLCGGFGKISKLAAGHMDLHSRHSSIDLPQLAGWAADIGADEALQAAIRAANTSQQALALAHAAGIALGDAVCAHALAFARSVVPAQVQVEVFAIDRQGGIVGRAGVQ from the coding sequence ATGCGTGAAGAAACCCGTGAACAGCCCGCCCCCCTGCGCAGCGGCCTGACCACCGGCAGTTGCGCCACCGCCACCAGCCTGGCAGCCGCGCGCCTGCTGCTGAGCGGTACAAGCAGCGATGCGGTGAGTATCACCCTGCCCAAGGGCAAGGTAGTGCAGATGCGCCTGGAGTTCTGCCGGCTGAACGGTGACAGCGCCGAGGCAGGCACGCTCAAGGATGCCGGCGACGACCCGGACGTGACCCACGGCGCCCTGCTCTACAGCCAGGTGCGTCTGCTGGACGAAGCGGGCATCCGCTTTGTTGCCGGCATCGGCGTCGGCACCGTGACCCGCCCGGGGCTGGTGCTGGCCGTGGGTGAGCCGGCCATCAACCCGGTGCCGCGGCGCATGATCAGCGAACACCTGCAAAGCCTGGCGGACGAGTGCGGTTATGCCGGTGGCTTCGAAGTCACCGTCAATGTGCAGGGCGGTGAGCAGCTGGCGCTGAAAACCATGAACCCGCGCCTGGGTATTCTTGGCGGGCTGTCGATCCTCGGCACCAGCGGCATCGTCCGGCCGTTTTCCTGTGCGGCCTACATCGCCTCGATCCACCAGGGCATCGACGTCGCTTACACCAATGGCTACACGCACATTGCCGCGTGCACCGGCAACGCCAGCGAAGACACCATGCGCCGGGTCTATGGCCTGCCGGAAATCGCCCTGATCGAAATGGGTGACTTCGTCGGCGCGGTGCTCAAGCACCTGCGCAAGGTGCCGGTAGCGCGCCTGAGCCTGTGTGGCGGCTTCGGCAAGATCAGCAAGCTGGCGGCCGGGCACATGGACCTGCACAGCCGCCACTCCAGCATCGACTTGCCGCAACTGGCCGGCTGGGCTGCAGACATCGGCGCTGACGAAGCGCTGCAGGCGGCAATCCGGGCCGCCAATACCAGCCAGCAGGCCCTGGCCCTGGCGCATGCCGCCGGCATTGCACTGGGCGATGCGGTGTGTGCCCATGCCCTGGCCTTCGCCCGCAGCGTCGTACCGGCCCAGGTGCAGGTGGAAGTGTTCGCCATCGACCGCCAGGGCGGCATCGTCGGCCGGGCGGGTGTGCAATGA
- a CDS encoding MarC family protein yields MHELFSVYLKMLVLYSPFFVLSCFISLTRGHSSKERKQLAWKVAIAVLIASVLLYLFGRAIFGIFGITADAFRIGAGSVLFISALGMAQGKSAVQADNVQQDVTIVPLTIPLTVGPGTIGALLVMGVGHPHWDDKVLAIISIALASFTVGLVLYLSHRIERILGDQGLQIVSRLMGLFVCALAAQIIFTGIKGYLTP; encoded by the coding sequence CTGCATGAGTTGTTCAGCGTCTACCTCAAAATGCTCGTGCTCTACAGCCCGTTCTTCGTGTTGTCGTGCTTCATCAGCCTGACCCGTGGCCACTCCAGCAAGGAGCGCAAGCAACTGGCCTGGAAGGTGGCCATTGCCGTGCTCATCGCCAGTGTCCTGCTTTACCTGTTCGGGCGGGCGATCTTCGGCATCTTCGGCATCACCGCCGACGCCTTCCGCATCGGCGCCGGCAGCGTGCTGTTCATCTCGGCCCTGGGCATGGCCCAAGGCAAGTCGGCAGTCCAGGCAGACAACGTGCAGCAGGATGTCACCATCGTGCCGCTGACCATCCCGCTGACGGTGGGCCCCGGTACCATTGGTGCGCTGCTGGTCATGGGTGTGGGCCACCCGCACTGGGACGACAAGGTGCTGGCCATCATCAGTATCGCCCTGGCCAGCTTCACCGTCGGCCTGGTGCTGTACCTCTCGCACCGCATCGAGCGCATCCTCGGTGACCAGGGCCTGCAGATCGTCAGCCGGCTGATGGGGCTATTCGTCTGCGCCTTGGCAGCGCAGATCATCTTTACCGGCATCAAGGGTTACCTGACGCCCTAA
- the cbiE gene encoding precorrin-6y C5,15-methyltransferase (decarboxylating) subunit CbiE, translating into MAPWLTVVGIGEDGFSGLGKQARRALLGAARIFGSPRQLALLPRCVAGERLGWPSPFSLAPVLALRGEPVCVLASGDPMFYGVGASLARQVPGQEMHVLPMPSSCALAAARLGWPLQDVEVLSLVARPLSALNAQLHGGVRLLVLSNDGDSPAAIAALLRERGFGPSRLRVFEHLGGAAERELSGSAEDWPHAQVAALNLVAIECRAAPHAPRLHRLAGLPDTAFRHDGQLTKRDVRAITLARLAPQPGELLWDVGAGCGSVGIEWMRAPPACRALAIEADEGRQGFIEHNRDALGVPGLQLVRGKAPAALQGLEQPDAIFIGGGVTRDGVLDLCWASLRPGGRLVANAVTLQSELALAQFRERHGGELTRIHVAHAQPLGAFDTWRQALPITLLDVVKPADA; encoded by the coding sequence ATGGCACCCTGGCTGACAGTAGTAGGCATCGGCGAAGACGGCTTCAGCGGCCTGGGCAAGCAAGCCCGGCGTGCGCTGCTGGGCGCGGCACGGATCTTCGGCAGCCCGCGCCAGCTGGCCCTGCTGCCGCGCTGCGTGGCCGGCGAGCGGCTGGGCTGGCCGAGCCCGTTCTCCCTCGCCCCGGTGCTGGCCCTGCGCGGCGAGCCGGTGTGCGTACTGGCCAGCGGCGACCCGATGTTCTACGGCGTCGGCGCCAGCCTGGCGCGCCAGGTGCCTGGCCAAGAAATGCACGTGCTGCCGATGCCCTCGTCCTGCGCCCTGGCCGCCGCCCGCCTGGGCTGGCCATTGCAGGACGTGGAGGTGCTGTCATTGGTCGCCCGGCCGCTGTCTGCACTGAATGCCCAGCTGCACGGTGGCGTGCGCCTGCTGGTACTGAGCAACGACGGCGACAGCCCGGCGGCGATTGCCGCATTGCTGCGCGAGCGTGGTTTCGGGCCAAGCCGGCTACGGGTGTTCGAGCATCTGGGCGGGGCAGCAGAGCGTGAATTATCCGGCTCCGCCGAGGATTGGCCACATGCCCAGGTCGCTGCGCTCAACCTGGTGGCCATCGAATGCCGGGCTGCCCCCCACGCCCCTCGCCTGCACCGCCTCGCCGGGCTGCCGGACACTGCCTTCCGTCACGACGGCCAGCTGACCAAGCGCGACGTCCGCGCCATCACCCTCGCCCGCCTGGCGCCACAGCCCGGTGAACTATTGTGGGACGTCGGCGCGGGCTGCGGCTCGGTCGGTATCGAATGGATGCGCGCCCCCCCCGCCTGTCGGGCCCTGGCCATCGAGGCCGACGAGGGACGCCAGGGCTTTATCGAACATAATCGCGATGCACTCGGGGTTCCCGGCCTGCAACTGGTCCGCGGCAAGGCACCGGCGGCCCTGCAAGGCCTGGAACAGCCCGACGCCATCTTCATCGGCGGCGGCGTCACCCGCGACGGCGTGCTCGACCTGTGCTGGGCAAGCCTGCGCCCCGGCGGCCGCCTGGTAGCCAACGCAGTGACCCTGCAGAGCGAACTGGCCCTGGCGCAGTTCCGCGAACGCCACGGCGGCGAGCTGACCCGCATCCACGTCGCGCATGCCCAACCACTGGGCGCCTTCGACACCTGGCGCCAGGCGCTGCCAATCACCCTGCTGGACGTCGTGAAGCCCGCCGATGCGTGA
- a CDS encoding cobalt-precorrin-6A reductase — translation MSRRILLLGGITEALALARRLGPQHVYSLAGIGRVPQDLQCQVRVGGFGGAEGLAGYLREAGISLLIDATHPYAAQISRNAAIAARSAGIACWALRRPAWQPQPGDDWREVDDWAGLFDALKPFRRPLFTLGREPLQHLAEIPPGQFWTLRALEACPGNERCEVIGARGPFHIDDERALFQHRCVDVLISKNSGSVATEPKLEVARELGLPVLVLKRPVLPGVDRVFESLPDLAAALDL, via the coding sequence ATGAGCCGGCGTATCCTGCTGCTGGGCGGCATCACCGAAGCCCTGGCCCTGGCCCGCCGCCTCGGCCCGCAGCACGTCTACAGCCTGGCCGGCATCGGCCGGGTGCCGCAGGACCTGCAATGCCAGGTTCGGGTTGGCGGCTTTGGCGGTGCCGAGGGCCTGGCGGGCTACCTGCGCGAGGCGGGCATCAGCTTGCTGATCGATGCCACCCACCCCTACGCCGCGCAGATCAGCCGTAATGCCGCCATCGCGGCACGCAGTGCCGGTATCGCCTGCTGGGCATTGCGCCGGCCGGCCTGGCAGCCACAGCCAGGGGACGACTGGCGCGAGGTCGACGACTGGGCCGGGTTGTTCGACGCCCTCAAGCCGTTTCGCAGGCCGCTGTTCACCCTGGGGCGTGAGCCGCTGCAGCACCTGGCTGAAATTCCGCCCGGGCAGTTCTGGACCTTGCGCGCGCTGGAAGCGTGCCCTGGCAACGAGCGCTGTGAAGTGATTGGTGCGCGTGGGCCGTTCCATATCGACGATGAGCGGGCCTTGTTCCAGCATCGTTGCGTCGATGTGCTGATCAGCAAGAACAGCGGCAGCGTGGCGACCGAGCCGAAGCTGGAGGTGGCGCGGGAGCTGGGCCTGCCGGTGCTGGTGCTGAAGCGCCCGGTGCTGCCTGGTGTAGACCGGGTATTCGAATCGCTGCCTGACCTGGCCGCAGCACTCGACCTGTAG
- a CDS encoding precorrin-8X methylmutase, translated as MIDYIRDGQEIYRNSFRIIREEARLERIPADLEKLAVRVIHACGMVEAIDGLQFSEGAGRAGREALQRGAPILCDAHMVAEGITRARLPADNQVICTLRDPSVPGLAKDAGNTRSAVALELWRPYLEGSVVVIGNAPTALFYLLEMLDAGAPKPALILGFPVGFVGAAESKAMLAADSRGVPFVIMQGRLGGSAMAAAAVNALATEVE; from the coding sequence ATGATTGACTACATCCGCGATGGCCAGGAGATCTATCGCAATTCCTTCCGGATCATCCGTGAGGAAGCCCGACTCGAGCGGATTCCCGCAGACCTCGAAAAGCTCGCCGTGCGGGTGATCCACGCCTGCGGCATGGTCGAAGCCATCGATGGCCTGCAGTTCTCCGAAGGTGCCGGCCGCGCCGGGCGTGAAGCGCTGCAGAGGGGGGCGCCGATCCTGTGCGATGCGCACATGGTGGCCGAAGGCATCACCCGGGCGCGCCTGCCAGCGGACAACCAAGTGATCTGCACCCTGCGCGACCCGAGTGTGCCGGGCTTGGCGAAAGACGCCGGCAATACCCGCTCCGCCGTGGCCCTGGAGCTCTGGCGGCCGTACCTGGAAGGCAGCGTGGTGGTGATCGGCAATGCCCCCACTGCATTGTTCTACCTGCTGGAAATGCTCGACGCCGGTGCGCCCAAACCGGCGTTGATCCTCGGCTTCCCGGTCGGCTTCGTCGGTGCCGCCGAGTCCAAGGCGATGCTCGCCGCCGACAGCCGTGGCGTACCGTTCGTGATCATGCAGGGCCGCCTGGGCGGTAGTGCGATGGCTGCCGCTGCGGTCAACGCCCTGGCCACGGAGGTGGAATGA